The Breoghania sp. L-A4 sequence CGCGGCGAACTCTCTTTCGTCCCGAAAGTTCTATCGGGCCCGATTCCGCAGACTTCAAGAACAGGGCGTCTGTGGGTTCTGTGGGTCCGTGCCGCCGGCTTCCGGTTGCAAAACTGATTCAAGCCCTGAATGCGGTGTGACCACCATCAAGGAGGTATGGAATGTCAAACGATCTGAAATCCTGGATAAAAACGGCAGGTGTCGTTTCCATCCTGACGTTGACAATGACGGCAGCGCACGCGGCTGAATGGCGTCTGTCGACGTCGTATCAGCCCGACTCGGAAGCGCATGAAGGATCTTTGCGCTTTGCCGAACTTGTTAAGGAAATATCTGACGGGCGGATCGATATTCAGGTGTTTCCGTCCAATCAGCTCGGAGACTGGACCGAGGTCTACGAACAGGTGACGAGTGGCGCCGTGCAAATGACCATGGGCGCCGTGCCATCCACCTTCGATGCCCGCCTCGCGATCGACTCGTTCCCGTACGCGGTCGCAGATTATGAAGAAGCGGCCAAGGCTTATGCGCCGGGCGGCTACATGTACGAAATCGTCAGCGGCATCGTTGCCGACCAGGGCGTTCAGATTCTCAGCACATGGGCGCTTGGAATGGGCGGCGGCGCCTTTACCAAGGAACTGCCGGCGCCGACGGACCCGAATGCGCAGCAGGGGCTGAAGGTTCGTGTCTGGCCGGGCGGCGTGACGCACCGGGCCCTGATGGAGCGCTTCGGCTTTACCGTCTCGATGATACCATGGGACGAAGTCTATACCGCACTGCAAACCGGCGTGGCCGATGGCGTCATCGGCGGCAATCCCGAATTGACCGTTACGCACTTCAAGGACATCACCAAGATGTATGTCCAGTACAACGATCACTTCGAAAATCACTACATCATGATCAACAAGGAGCTGTTCGACGGCTTGTCGGAGGACGACAGGGCCGCGGTTCAGGAGGCCGCAGTCAAGGTCATGAACGAGCGGTTTCCGGTCGCGGAAGCGTCGGACGAAGCCTACATGCAGCAGCTTCGCGATGCCGGCATCAAGGTCGTGACCCTGGACAAGGATGCCATGCTGGCGTTCGCCACGGCTGCGCGTCAGGACGTATGGCCCGAGATCAAGGACGAGATCGGCGAAGAGCTTTATTCGCGTCTGAAATCGGAACTTGGCATGTAACAGCACGAGCGCACGGAGCCGGTACGCCGGTTCCGTGTCCGCTGGGTGGAAAGGTTCACTTGGCGGGCCGGACCATCGATAAACAATCAACCATCAAATTGGCGGCAGCATCTGTTGGCTCTCGGGGAGGAGAGAAATGGCCGAAATCGGATTAAGCGGGCTGCTGCAGGGGCTTTGGGCCTTCAAGTTATGGCTGCAGAAGTTAATGCTGGTTGTTACCTGCGCGGGCGTCACGATCCTCGTGATGATGGAGATAATCTTTCGCTATTTCCTGTTCTTGCCGCTCCACGGCATCGAGGAACTCGCAACATATCTGGCGGTGTGGACCTACTTCATCGGCGGCGCCTATGGAGCCTACGAACGCTCCCACATATCCGCCAGTCTTCTGGATGTGATCGTCAAGAATGCCAAGGTCATTGGAGCGATCGATTTGATTATCAAGTTGATCACTTTAGTGGTCGCAGCCTGGATGACAGTATGGGTGGTTCAGTATCTTCTCTGGAGCATCGAGCGCCGGCCGCACTCGCTTGAGCTGCAGATGCCACTTTACTACGTCCATGCTGCAATGGCCGTCGGTCTCGGCCTGATGAGCTTCTATTTCCTCGTCGATTTCATTCTGGTGGTCCTACGGCTTACGGGAAGAACACCCTTTGCCAGTGCTCGGGAAGGGGTGGTTGGATGAGTGCGGAAATCATCATCGATGTCCTGCTGCTGATGGGATTGCTGATTATCGGCGTACCAGTTCCGTTCTGCTTTGCGGCGGCTGCGCTGTTCCTGTTTCTGACTGGCGACTACGGCGGATCCAACTTTCTGGTTGCTGCCGGATTCAACAAGACCTCCTCGATAATCCTTCTGGCCATGCCGCTCTTTATTCTCGTTGGAGAGATCATGAGCACTGGCAGCCTCGCCGCCCGGCTTGTCGACTTTTGCGACAGCATCTTTGGGCGTCTCAAAGGTGGTTTGGGAGTGGTGGTCATTGTCGTCACGGCAGTGTTCGGCGCCATTTCAGGCACCGCATCCTCCGCTGTCGCCGCGATGGGCACGATCATGGTGCCGCGATTGGTGGAACGCGGCTACGATCGGGGCTATGCGGCAGCCCTGGTCGCTGCATCGTCTGTGCTGGCGCTTCTCATCCCCCCCAGTTCAGCGCAAATCGTTTATGGCTGGATATCGGGTACCTCGATTGCGGCCTGCTTTCTGGCTCCCATTGTTCCGGCTTTCTTGCTCATGGGGCTGTTTTCCGTCTGGAACTTCGTATTGACTCGCAAGATGCCGATTGTGCAGCCTGAGGCGGTCGGGATCCGCGAGGCCGTGAAGGATATTGGCCACAAGGGCCGTCGAGCGACGCTTGGCCTGGTGATGCCAGTGGTCATCCTGACATCAATCTACGGAGGTCTGGCAACGCCGACCGAAGCAGCGGCGATCGCGGTCGTTTACGCTCTCATTGTCGGCGTCATTATATACCGTGACATTCCACTGAAAGAGCTTTGGCGGATCGGGTATACGGCCGGAACCACCGTGGGCGTCGTCATGGTATTGGTCTTCTTCGCCGTGATGCTCAGCCGGCTTTATACGATGGAGAACGTGCCGCAATCGGTGGTCAATCTGCTCCTTTCAATAAGCCAGGACCGCATCGTTCTGCTGCTGCTTATCAATGTCTTTCTGATCGTGCTGGGCATGATCATGGATGATTTCAGCGGATTGTTGTTGGCGACGCCGATGTTGCTTCCCGTCATCCGGGAACTTGACATTCACCCCGTGCATTTCGCCGCCATCATCGGTGTCAATCTGGGCATGGGCAACATTACGCCGCCTACCGCGCCCCTTCTCTATTTCGGTGCGCGGATTGGCAAGACGCGTCTTGAGGGCATGCTTAAGCCGACACTCATTCTCGTGCTTTTCGCTTATCTCCCGGTTTTGATGCTCACTACGTTCATTCCAGAACTGTCGCTGTGGCTGCCGCGCCTGGTCCTCGGGATAAACTAATGACTGCGGCAGATGAACAAATCGAGGTGGGATGCGGTAGGCCGCAGCTTGCCAATGAGTTGGATGAACTGTCCGCAGGCAAGGCGGCAAGCGCCGAGGAGTTGACGCGCTTCTACCTTGACCGTATCGCGCGGTTCGATCCTGAACTTCACGCGTTTTCCGAGGTTTTTGCAGCGCGTGCTTTGGCGGACGCGCGGGCGCGGGATGACGTCCGGGCAAAGGGTGGACAAGGTGGGCCGCTTTGGGGCGTGCCCGTTGCAGTCAAGGACCTGTTCGATATCTCCAACCTGCCGACCCGCGCCGGATCCATCGCCATTACCGATCGCCATCCAAGCGCTTCCGCCTATGTTCTGCAATTGCTGGAAAAGGCCGGGATGGTGGTGCTGGGGCGCACACACATGACCGAGTTCGGCTTTGGCGGCTGGGGCACCAATCCGGTCATGGAGCCACCGCGAAATCCGTGGGATAGAAATGTGTATCGGGTGGCCGGTGGTTCAAGCAGCGGGTCGGCAGTGGCGGTCGCCGCCGGGCTCGCTCCGGTCTCCATCGGAACTGACACGGGTGGATCGGTCAGAACGCCGGCGACCTGGTGTGGTGTCATCGGCATGAAAACATCGCACGGCCTGATTGGTCGCGGCGGAGTGGTGCCGCTTTGCGGCACGCATGACAGTGTGGGGTGGTTTACCCGCACTGTGCATGATGCGGCATTGCTGCTCAATGTGATGCAAGGCACCGACCCGCGTGACCCGGCGAGCGGACATGCCCCGAAAATCGATGCCCTGACCGATCTCGAGGCGGGCATTGAAGGCATGAAAATCGGCCGGCTTGTCGATGCCGATCTTGAGGGCGTCGACCCGGATATTTTGCGGCTGCACAACAAGGCGCTTGATGAACTCGAAGTGCTCGGCGCCAGAATTTCGCCCGTTCGCCTGCCGCTCAGCATTGCCGATTATCTGAAATCGGGCGGCGAAATCATGAGCTATGAGAGCTATCGCGCGCTCGGCAAATATGTCGAGGCGGAGAATAGCCCTGTCGACCCGGTTATCAAGGGCCGCATCATGGCCGGCAAGACGATTTCTGGCGACGCGTATCAACAGACGCTGAAATCGCGGCTTGCGGCGCAGGCAGAATTTGCCAAACGCGCGGCGGGCTACGACGCATTCATCATGCCCGGCAGCCATATCGTCGCGTGCGCGTTGAACGATGTCGATGAAGCTGCGCCACCCAATTTCTATGGCCGGGTCGTCAATCTCTTGGACCTTGCGGCGGTGACGGCGCCGACCGGGCTGACATCTGAAGGCATGCCGGCGGGCATCCAGATTGTGGTGCGCAAATATGACGATGCGCGCGCTTTGCGCATCGCACGCGCCTTTGAAAAACACCGCGGCGGGCTGGTGCATGCCCCTGCGGGATACTGACCAAAAGCGAAAGACCAATTCTGATGAAAAAACTCATCAATAACCCTGACAGTTATGTCGACGAAGCGCTTGAAGGCATGCGCCTCGCCCATCCTTCGAGCTATAAAATTTCGGGCAGCAATGGTCGTGTCGTGGAGCGTGCAGCGCGGAAACCGGCCGGTAAGGTTGGCGTGGTGTCTGGCGGCGGGTTTGGTCATTTGCCGCTGTTTGCCGGTTATGTGGGCGAGGGGCTACTCGATAGCTGTGCGGTTGGGCACGTGTTTGCAGGTCCCTCTTTTGACGATGTGTCCGAGAGCCTGAAGGCGGCGGATTTTGGCGGCGGGGTTTTGTCGATCATTGGCAATTATGGCGGCGATACCATGGTCTTCGGCATGGCCAATGATGTGCTGGCAGCAGAAGGCACCGACTGGGCCACCGTTATTGTGGCCGACGATGTGGCCAGTGCGCCCAAAGAGAATGCGGAGACGCGGCGCGGCGTGGCGGGCCTGATTTTTGCGTTCAAGATTGCCGGAGCGGCGGCGGAAAAAGGCCTGACGCTTGAAGCGGTCAAGGCCATCACTGAAAAGGCCATGGCCGGATGCCGCTCCATGGGTGTTGCCCTTTCGGGCTGTACGGTGCCCCAGGCAGGTGAGCCGACATTTGTGCTCGATGCGAATTCCATCGAGATGGGCATGGGTATCCATGGCGAAAAGGGATTGTGGCGCGGTGCGCTGAAGCCCGTTGACGAGATTGCCGCCGAAATGGTTGAGCGCCTGCTGGCCGATTTGGAGCCCAAGAAGGGTGGGCGGTTAGCTGTGCTCGTCAATAGTCTTGGCGCAACGCCGTTGGATGAACTTTACATCTTGTACCGAAAGGTTGCGGAACTCCTCGACGCGGCGGGACTGTCGGTCGCTTACTCGCTTGTCGGGCACTATGCGACCTCGATGGAAATGGCCGGCGCCTCGCTATCGATAATGGCGGTCGATGATGAGCTGTTGGATATGCTCAATGCGCCGGTCAAGTGCCCGCTTTGGAGAGCCTGATGTCCAAGTCTTTCAACGGAAAGGATATCGGTGCGGCAGCGCAGCGCGTGGCTGAGGCGTTTGTCGCCAACACCGAGCGCTTCAACAAGCTTGATGCCGCGGGCGGCGACGGGGATATGGGCACGACGCTTTCAACGGTTTCCAAAGCCATTCTGGCGGATATTGCGCCTTACGGTGATGACGTTTCCGAGGCCTTTATGCGGCTTGCGAAAATCATCTCCAAACACTCCGGCTCGAGCCTCAGCGCTGTGATGATGACGGGCTTGATGACACTGTCGATGAAAACCAAAGGGCAGAAATGCGCTGATTATCTCGACCTTGACGCATTGCTCGCCGAAGCGCTCACGGCCATGCGGCAGCGCTCCAAAGCGCAATTGGGGAGCAAGACTGTGCTTGATGGCGTGCACGCGATTTCACAGGCAGTGAAAGGCCTCGAGGACGCGCATCAAGTGGCGCGGGCCGCGCATGGGGCCGCAGCCGAAACACTGACCGCCTTTCGCGACAAGCCCGCGATCATGGGCCGGCTGCGGCTCGAACCTTCCAAAGGCGTTGGGTCCGACGACCCCGGCATGGTGGCGCTAGACGTGGGCGTTGCCGCTATGACCCATTCCGCTCCCACTTACACATAGTCAGTCGACAAGATGAACGACCAGATCTCAGGGACCTATCAGGGGCCCGCCACCATCGGGCGCCCTGAACTGCCCGAACGCGCTGATGTGGTGATTGTGGGGGGCGGGATTATCGGCGCAGCGACCGGGCTGTTTCTCGTCAAGCGCGGCTTTTCGGTGGTGATTTGCGAGAAGGCGCACGTGGCCTGCGAGCAGTCGGGCCGCAATTGGGGCTGGGTGCGCAAAATGGGTCGCGATCCTTCGGAAATCCCCTTGTCGCTGGCGAGCGCCACACTGTGGGCGGGGATGAACGAACTGACCGGGCGGGAAACGGGGTTCCGGGAAACCGGAATCCACTATCTTTGCATGACGCCGAAGGACTTGCAGAAATACTCCGACTGGTTGGACATCGCGCAAGAGCACGGCATCGACTCAACGTTGCTGACGCCCAAGCAATTGGCCGATGAACTACCGAGTCTGGCCGGAAATTGGGAAGGCGGGCTTTATACCAAGAGCGATGGGCGCGCGGAGCCATCGTTCGCGACACCTGCGATCGCGGCGGCGTTCCGCGAGAGCGGCGGCACGATTATCGAAAGCTGTGCCGTGCGCACCATCGAGACCGCGGGCGGGGCTGTGCATTCGGTTGTGACCGAACATGGCGAGATTAGATGTAGTAATGTCGTTTTGGCGACCGGCGCGTGGACGCGGCTGTTCTGTGGCAATTTGGGTATCGATTTCCCGCAGCTCAAAGTTATCGGGTCGGTAATGCGCACCAAGCCGCTGGAAGGCGCGCCGGAATGTGCGGTGGCGGGCAATGATTTTGCATTCCGCAAACGGCTTGATGGCGGCTACACGATTGCGCAAAAGAATGCCAATCTGGCGCAAATTGTGCCCGACAGTTTCCGGCTTTTTTTCCAGTTCCTGCCTGCCTTCCGCTCAGAGGGTAATGAAATCCGCCTCAGATTTGGTCAGGCGTTTTTCAACGAGTTGGCAATGGCGAAACGCTGGACGAGCGGCGAGGTGACGCCGTTTGAAAAGCTGCGCGTGCTCAATCCCAAACCTTCCGAGGATATTTTGAGGGAGGGCTTGCGCAATCTGACAAAGGCATTTCCGGAATTTGCGGGCGCCCAACTCGCCGAAGGCTGGGGCTGCGCAATTGATGTTACGCCCGATGCCGTGCCGGTGATTGATAGTGTTGAAGGAATAAGTGGCCTCGTTCTCGCAAGTGGCTTCTCGGGCCATGGGTTCGGCATCGGACCGGGTGCGGCGCATTTGGTCGCTGACATCATATCGGCTGAAACGCCGATTGTTTCTATGGAGCCATTTCGATTCGATCGATTTGGAAAGCTGCGGCATTGAAGCACGAGCCAAGGAAATGAAAGAAGTTCGGGACGGACGAGAGTTGCGAGATCGCATGTGCTCCTGCGTGCACCCTCGGTGTCTCGGAAGTTGAGCATCTTTGTGGTGGTCGTTGCAGCCGATGCCTCGACTTTCGGAAATCCGCTACCTCGTAGCCGCCGCTGAGAACGGAAGCCTGCGAAAGGCGGCCGAATTGCTCGGTGTCGGGCAGTCCTGCGTAAGCCGCAAGATCATGCGTCTGGAGGAAAAGCTCGGTGTTTCGCTTCTCGAACGGGGCAATACAGGCGTCCGGTTGACCAATGCCGGCCAACGGCATCTTGAAGAGGTGCAGGACCGCGCTTCAGCAACTGGACCAGGCGCGGCGCGCAGCCCATTCGGCGGGTCGCGCCGATACCGGAAACGTTCTGATCGGCGTTCTGACATCACTTGCCGGCGGTTTCCTTTGAAAGCTCATCGTCGGCTATCAGCAGGAATATCCGAAGATTCGGATCGAGGTCCATGATGGTGGCAGGGACCAGCACATAGCTGCTCTACGAGCACGCGAACTTGACGTCGTCTTCGTGCCGGGCGAATGCGAGTACCGGAACCGCGAATGCGTCGAGCTTTGGTCGGAACCCCTCCATATCGCCTCACCGACACGACACATGCTGGCCGAGCGCCGGACGCTGGATCGGACGCCTACGGTTTTGGGTTCAGGGAACGAGCCTTGCGGCCGCGGGGACGCACGAAGATCAGCACGCGAACGTCCCTCCCTGTGCGAGGGACCGAACGGTCTGCGCGGCGCCGCGATGCAGGAGTGACTCCAGATGGCCGATCAATGCGGCCCGAAATTCGGGGTCCCGCGCCAGGGTTTCGCCGAAGACCTCGCGCACCTGCAGGAACCCGTCGACCATGTTGGCTGGGTCGCCGCCGGCCCGAGCGATCGCCCGCAGCCGCCTGGACAGGGGATCCCTGACATCGATCTCCCGCCCCGTTTCGTCGATGCCTGAAACGTAGCGCATCCATGCCGCGACGGCCAGCGCGCCACGGGATATCGGCAGACCGAGCCGAAGACGGTCCTGGATGGTTCCCAAAAGTCGCTGAGGCAGTTTCTGGCTGCCGTCCATGGCGATCTGCCATGTCCGGTGTCTGAGGGCCGGATTGGCGAAACGTTCCAACAGCATATCGCAATAGGCACCGGGATCGCCGGTCCCGCTTGGCAGCGTTTCCATGACTTCGGCGTTCATGAAGTCGCGGGCGAGGTCGCGGAACGCGGGATCCGCGACGGTATCGCTGACAAACTCAAAACCGGCCAGATACCCAAGATAGGCGAGCATCGAATGACCGCCGTTGAGCATGCGGAGCTTCATAATCTCGTATGGCCGGACATCGGCAACGAGCTCAACGCCCGCCGTTTCGAACTTTGGCCGGCCCGCGGTGAATCTGTCCTCCATCACCCATTGCGTGAACGGTTCGGTCACGACCGGCCATGCATCGTATCGGCCGGTCTCCTCGACCACATTCATCCTGTCCTCATCAGTCGTCGCCGGTACGATCCGGTCGACCATGGTCGACGGGAAGGCGACCTCGGTATTGATATGCCGTGCCAATTCCTCGTCGTGCTGAGCCGCAAATTCGGTAACGATCGCCGCCGTCGTTCGCCCGTTTTCCGGCAGGTTGTCGCACGAGAGGACGGTGAACGGTATGACGCCAGCGGTCCGGCGCAATTCCAGCGCACGGCAGAGCAGTCCGGGGGCGCTCAATGGCGCATCGGGCGTGGCAAGGTCGTGGACGATAGCCGGGTGGGCAAGCGATAGACGTCCTGTGGCCGGGTCGTGACAGTAGCCCTTTTCCGTGATGGTGAGCGAGACGATGCGGGTTCTCGGATCCGTCATCGTTCGCAGCAGCTCCCGGTGCCGGGATCCGGAATGCAATACGCCGATGAGGGCGCCGATGACGCGACATTTCGTTTCCGACCCGCTACGCGTTACGAGCGTATAGAGAAAATCTTGGGGCGCCAGAGCACGGAGCGTGTCGGGTCGCCTGAGCGACGCGCCAACAATCCCCCAGGACGGATCACCGGACAGCAGGTCGTCGATATAGGCGGCCATATGCGCGCGGTGGAACGCGCCGACGCCCAGATGAACGATCCCGGGCGTCACGCTGGGCCGGTCGTAAGGGATCAATGCTGCCGAATTTGACTCCGAGAGTCGCGATCGCAACGGATCATCCATCGAATTCGATCAGTGCCTTTATCAAGCCGGACTTGTCGGTCGCCCATATCGGGATGTTGCCGATCGCCTCGGCAAGGCTGGTCCGGTGCGTGATGAAATCGCGGAGGGGAACGTCATCGTTCCGGATGGCGCTGATGACGCGCTCGAAATCGCTGGACGTTGCGTTGCGGCTGCCGAAAAGTGTCATTTCGCGGCTATGGAATACGGGGTCAGGGAATGTGATCATGTCGTTGACCACACTGACAAGAACGTAGCGGCCGCCATGCGCCACATACCCGAATCCCGCCTGCATCGATCGTTGGTCGCCGGTGGCGTCGAAAACGACGTCATACCCCTCGCTCCGCGTGCGTGCCGAGATGGCCTCCGCCGGATTGCCGTCACCGCCAATCGCGTCGACGCCGAGAATGGATTTTGCCGTCGCGATTCTCTCGGCCGACATGTCCAGTACCGTAACGTCGCCGCCGGCCAGACGGCCGAACAGCGCGACGCCCAGGCCAATCGGGCCTGCGCCGACGACGAGAATCCGGTCACCTTCGGCAACCGCGCCGCGCCGGACGGCATGGGCGCCGATCGACAGGAACTCGACGGATGCGCAGGCGTCGGCCGAAAGACCATCCGCGTGAAGAAGGTTTCCCACAGGAATGGACAGCAGTCCCGCCATGCCTCCGTCCCGATGCACGCCAAGGACCGAGATCCGCGCGCAGCAATTGGGCTTGCCGGCGCGGCAGGCGTTACACCCGCCGCAGGCGATATACGGATTGACGACGCATAGCTCGCCGATCGCGAATCCCGAACCCGCCGGGGCTTCCAACACTTCGACGGCGAGCTCATGACCCATGACGCGTGGGTATTGAAGATACGGGTGCTTCCCCTCGAAAATGTGAAAATCGGTACCGCAGATGCCGACCCGATGGGTCCGCACCAACGCGTGCCCGGGTTCCGGGTGAGGTGGTGGTCGCTGCTCCAAATGCAGGAACCCCGGTTTGGAACACACGAGAGATTTGTTCGACTGCATGACACGCTCGCCCGTCGCTGAAGTTGAAGGCCGGCCGGAAAGGCAGGCGAGGGGACCGGCGGAAGGCCGGCCCCCTTGTCTTCTGCTCACTTGAACTGAGCCATGCTTGCCTTGGTTACCAGGGCGGCACCGGAGTCGATCAGAGAATCGACTTTTTCACCGCGGATGGCCTTGACCAGGGCGTCAACGCCCAGTTCCGCCATTTTGGCGGGGAACTGGGCCACCGTGGCGTCTTCGATACCGGCGGTCAGCGCTTCTTCCTCGCCGCAGCAGAAGTCGAAGCCGACGAGTACGAATTCGTCGAGGTCCTTTTTGGCATTCTTGACAGCCTGCGCGGCACCCGCCGCCGGCGGTCCACATGCCGCGTAAATCGCCTTCAGGTCGGGATTCGCCGTCAACAGGTCTTCGGCAACGTTGATGCCCAGTTCCTCGGTACAGTTCGTGGTACCGCGCCCGACAATCGTGACGTCGACGCCTTTCAGACCGTCGAGCATACCGTTCACGCGGTCGTCGAGCGACGGAACGCCAGGAACGCCTTCCAGTATCCCCAGAGTGTCGCCATCCGTGAGCACGGTCTTCAGATACTGCCCCGCGATCTTGCCGGCGTTATAGTTATCCGTTGTCGCCAGCGCCGTCCTGCCATCCCAGTCCGGGATGTTGTTATCCATCAGGACGATTTTCACGCCGGCGGCGATTGCCTTGTCGAGCGCGGGCGCCACGGTCGGGTCGACAGGGGTCAACGCGATCCCCTGAACCCCCCTTGTGACCATGGATTCGATAAGGGCGATCTGCCCTTCGATATCCGTGGCGGAGGTTCCCTGGCCGTAGATGATGTCGACGCCCGGATTTGCTTCGGCATAGGTCTTGGCGGCGTTTTCCATCGTGGCGAAGAACGGGACCGGGAACTTGGTAATGAAGCCGATCTTGACGTCTTCGGCTTTGGCAGAACCGGCAGTCGCAGCGGCGAGCGCGAGTCCGACCAGGAACAGTCTGAGTCTCAGTCTCATATCACTCCTCCCTCTCATGACCGCATCACGGCGACGCGATCCCCTTGTTCACCGCCGTGACGGGGCGGTGAATTCGCTAGGCCTCCGCCCCCACGATCATGGCGACCATGTCCTGTTGATTGGTGCGCTCCGGCTTGAGTTCACCGACCTTCAGTCCCTGTCGCAGCACGACCGCCCTGTCGGCGAGTTCGACCACATGTTCCATGTTGTGGGTGATCAGGATCACCGCGTTGCCCTCGTCGCGCAGTTGCGCGATCAGGTCCAAGACCTTGTGGGACTCCCGCACGCCCAGCGCCGCCGTCGGCTCGTCGAGGATCACCAGCTTGCGGGCGAACACCGTCGCGCGGGCGACGGCGATCGCCTGGCGCTGACCACCTGACATCAGCGCGACCGGGGCATCGAATTTCGGCAGCCTTACCTTCAGCCGATCGATCACCGCGGAGGCTTCACGGTCCATTGGGCGCTTGCGCAAGAAGCGGAGCGGGAGGGGCAGCCAATTCGGATACGACAGTTCTCGACCGCAATAGAAGTTTTGCGCCGGCGTCAGGTTGTCGAACAACGCGAGGTCCTGGTAGACGGTTTCGATCCCGGCGTCGCGGGCCGTTGCCGGGGAATGCAGGGCCGCCGGTTCGCCGTCGAGAAGAATCTCCCCTTCGTCCAGGCTGTGTACGCCGCTGATACATTTGACGAGTGTCGACTTGCCGGCACCATTGTCGCCCAACAGGGCGAGAACTTCGCCGCGATAGGCGTCGAGACCGACGTCCCGCAACGCGTGGACCGCGCCGAACCGCTTATGCGCATGGCGGACGGACAGCACCGGCGATGCGGCGGCGGCGCTCATTGGACCCTCCCTGCCTGCAGGACGCGCGCCCGGCCTTCCAGATAGTTGCGAAACACATCCGCCTCGACCGCCAGCACGATGATGGTGCCTATGGCGATCATCTGAAAGAACACGTCGACACCGAGGAGGTTCAAGGCATTGCGGATCACACCGATCATCACGGCGCCGATCAGGGCATGACCGAGATGACCGCGCCCGCCGAGGAAACTGGCGCCTCCGATAATGACGGCCGCAATGGTATCCAGTTCCAGGAGATTTCCGTAAAGCGGGGAACTGGCCGCGGTCCTTCCGGCGAGCGCGACCGCTCCAATCCCCGCGCAGAGGCCAGATATCGTGTAGACCGATACCAGGACGCCCTTGACCGGAATACCCATCTCAAGCGCCGCTTCCGGCTGCCCGCCGACCGCATAGACCCAGCGGCCCCAGACCATGGACTTGGTCATGACGAGAATTAGAAGCGCGACACCTGCCACGACGAAGAAGGAATTCGGCAAGCCGAGACTGGACTCTCCGCCGAGAAATGTCACAAATTCCGGCATGCCGCGCATGGTCGTGTGACCGATCGAGAATTCGAGCGCCAGGCCTCGGCAGATGCTGAGTGTCGCGAGGGTGATGATAAAGGGATGCGGCAGCCGTCCATATACATA is a genomic window containing:
- a CDS encoding mannitol dehydrogenase family protein — encoded protein: MIPYDRPSVTPGIVHLGVGAFHRAHMAAYIDDLLSGDPSWGIVGASLRRPDTLRALAPQDFLYTLVTRSGSETKCRVIGALIGVLHSGSRHRELLRTMTDPRTRIVSLTITEKGYCHDPATGRLSLAHPAIVHDLATPDAPLSAPGLLCRALELRRTAGVIPFTVLSCDNLPENGRTTAAIVTEFAAQHDEELARHINTEVAFPSTMVDRIVPATTDEDRMNVVEETGRYDAWPVVTEPFTQWVMEDRFTAGRPKFETAGVELVADVRPYEIMKLRMLNGGHSMLAYLGYLAGFEFVSDTVADPAFRDLARDFMNAEVMETLPSGTGDPGAYCDMLLERFANPALRHRTWQIAMDGSQKLPQRLLGTIQDRLRLGLPISRGALAVAAWMRYVSGIDETGREIDVRDPLSRRLRAIARAGGDPANMVDGFLQVREVFGETLARDPEFRAALIGHLESLLHRGAAQTVRSLAQGGTFAC
- a CDS encoding zinc-binding alcohol dehydrogenase family protein, giving the protein MQSNKSLVCSKPGFLHLEQRPPPHPEPGHALVRTHRVGICGTDFHIFEGKHPYLQYPRVMGHELAVEVLEAPAGSGFAIGELCVVNPYIACGGCNACRAGKPNCCARISVLGVHRDGGMAGLLSIPVGNLLHADGLSADACASVEFLSIGAHAVRRGAVAEGDRILVVGAGPIGLGVALFGRLAGGDVTVLDMSAERIATAKSILGVDAIGGDGNPAEAISARTRSEGYDVVFDATGDQRSMQAGFGYVAHGGRYVLVSVVNDMITFPDPVFHSREMTLFGSRNATSSDFERVISAIRNDDVPLRDFITHRTSLAEAIGNIPIWATDKSGLIKALIEFDG
- a CDS encoding sugar ABC transporter substrate-binding protein: MRLRLFLVGLALAAATAGSAKAEDVKIGFITKFPVPFFATMENAAKTYAEANPGVDIIYGQGTSATDIEGQIALIESMVTRGVQGIALTPVDPTVAPALDKAIAAGVKIVLMDNNIPDWDGRTALATTDNYNAGKIAGQYLKTVLTDGDTLGILEGVPGVPSLDDRVNGMLDGLKGVDVTIVGRGTTNCTEELGINVAEDLLTANPDLKAIYAACGPPAAGAAQAVKNAKKDLDEFVLVGFDFCCGEEEALTAGIEDATVAQFPAKMAELGVDALVKAIRGEKVDSLIDSGAALVTKASMAQFK
- a CDS encoding ATP-binding cassette domain-containing protein; its protein translation is MSAAAASPVLSVRHAHKRFGAVHALRDVGLDAYRGEVLALLGDNGAGKSTLVKCISGVHSLDEGEILLDGEPAALHSPATARDAGIETVYQDLALFDNLTPAQNFYCGRELSYPNWLPLPLRFLRKRPMDREASAVIDRLKVRLPKFDAPVALMSGGQRQAIAVARATVFARKLVILDEPTAALGVRESHKVLDLIAQLRDEGNAVILITHNMEHVVELADRAVVLRQGLKVGELKPERTNQQDMVAMIVGAEA
- a CDS encoding ABC transporter permease; translation: MLAVSLALKLLGFGPLLILSLLVALIGFFTPNFLSPGNLSNIAAQTAVIAIVAMGQQLVILTKGIDLSVGANLAFATVMGGLMYRVADSSTVVILTMVLTGALVGAVNGIVYVYGRLPHPFIITLATLSICRGLALEFSIGHTTMRGMPEFVTFLGGESSLGLPNSFFVVAGVALLILVMTKSMVWGRWVYAVGGQPEAALEMGIPVKGVLVSVYTISGLCAGIGAVALAGRTAASSPLYGNLLELDTIAAVIIGGASFLGGRGHLGHALIGAVMIGVIRNALNLLGVDVFFQMIAIGTIIVLAVEADVFRNYLEGRARVLQAGRVQ